gccacaaatacaatgtcaactacatgatcatgcaaagcaatatgacaatgatggagtgtgtcatagtaaatggaacggtggtaagttgcatggcaatatatctcggaatggctatggaaatgccatgataggtaggtatggtggctgttttgaggaaggtatatggtgggtgtatgataccggcgaaaagtgtgcggtattagagaggctagcaatggtggaaggaggaaaagtgcgtataatccatggactcaacattagtcataaagaactcatatacttattgcaaaaatctacaagttatcaaagcaaagtattacgcgcatgctcctagggggatagattggtagtaaaataccatcgctcgtccccgaccgccactcatagggaagacaatcaataaataaatcatgctccgacttcatcacataacggttcaccatacgtgcatgctacgggaatcacaaactttaacacaagtatttctcaaattcacaactactcaactagcatgactctaatatcaccatcttcatatctcaaaacaattatcaagcatcaaacttctcttagtattcaacacacccataagaatttttttactattcttgaatacctagcatattaggattatttaagcaaattaccatgctatttaagactctcaaaataatctaagtgaagcatgagagatcaatagtttctataaaacaaatccaccaccgtgctctaaaagatataagtgaagtactagagcaaaaactatataactcaaaagatataagtgaagcacatagagtattctaataatttccgaatcatgtgtgtctctctcaaaaggtgtgtacagcaaggatgattgtggtaaactaaaaatcaaagactcaaatcatacaagacgctccaagcaaaacacatatcatgtggtgaataaaaatatagctccaagtaaagttaccgatggaagtagacgaaagaggggatgccttccggggcatccccaagctttggctttttggtgtccttagattatcttgggggtgccatgggcatccccaagcttaggctcttgccactccttgttccataatccatcaaatctttcacccaaaacttgaaaacttcacaacacaaaactcagcagaaaatctcgtgagctccgttagcgaaagaaaacaaaagaccacttcaaggtactgtaatgaactcattctttatttatattggtgttaaacctactgtattccaacttctctatggtctataaactattttactagccatagattcatcaaaataagcaaacaacacacgaaaaacagaatctgtcaaaaacagaacagtctgtagtaatctgtaactaacgcaaacttctggaactccaaaaaatcagccaaaataggaaaacctagaaaatttgtttattgatcagtagcaattggaataaatattttatcacgttctggtgatttttaacaattatttttgtgaacagaaagtttctggaaatttctgcaaaatcaaataactatcatccaagaagatcctataggtttaacttggcacaaacactaattaaaacataaaagcacatctaaccagaggctagaataaatatttattcctaaacagaagcaaaaagcaaaaaaactaaaaataaaattgggttgcctccgaacaagcgctatcgtttaacgcccctagctaggcataaaagcaaggatagatctaggtattgccatctttggtaggcaatccataagtggctctcatgatatattcatatggtaattttattttcttcctagggaagtgttccatgcctttctttaatggaaattggaatctaatattcccttccttcatatcaacaattgcaccaatcgttctaaggaaaggtctaccaagaataataggacatgaaggatcgcaatctatgtcaagaacgataaaatctacgggcacatagttcctatttgcaacaataataacttcattaattcttcccataggtttcttaatagtggaatccgcaaggtgcaagtttaaagagcaatcatcaaaatcacggaaacctagcaaatcgcacaaagtttttggaatcgtggaaacactagcacccaaatcacacaaagcatagcattcatgatctttaatcttaattttaatagtaggttcccactcatcataaagttttctagggatagaaacttccaactcaagcttttcttcataagattgcatcaaagcatcaacgatatgtttggtaaaagctttattttgactataagcacgaggagaatttagcacggattgcaacaaggaaatacaatctatcaaagagcaattatcataattaaattccttgaaatccaaaatagtgggttcattaacacctagggttttgatttcttcaatcccactttatcaattttagcatcaagatctaaaaactccgaatttttggaacgccttctaggtaaaggtggatcatattcagtcccatcactatcaagattcatattgcaaaacaaagatttaataggggacacatcaataacttttagatcttcgtctttattttcatagaaatttgaagaacacgctttcataaagcaatctttcttagcacgcatcctagcggttctttccttgcactcatcaatggaaattctcatggctttgagagactcatcgatatcatgattaggaggaatagatctcagttttaaagaatcaacatcaagagaaattctatcaacgttcctagccaattcatcaattttaagcaatttttcttcaagcaaagcattgaaattcttttgcgaattcataaactctttaacactagtctcaaattcagagggcatcttattaaaatttccataagaattgttgtaggaattaccataattattagaggaattgctaggataaggcctaggattaaagtttcctctatacgcgttgttaccaaaattattcctaccaacaaaattcacatccatagattcattattattctcaatcaaagtagacaaaggcatatcattaggatcagaagaaacactcttagtagcaaataatttcataagttcatccatctttccactcaaaacattaatttcttctatcgcatgcacttttttattagtagatctttcagtgtgccattgagaataattaaccataatattatctaggagtttagtagcttctcctaaagtgatttccataaaagtgcctcccgcggccgaatctaaaagatttctagaagcaaaattcaatccggcataaatttttgtataatcatccacaaattcaaaccatgtgtagggcaattacgtatcattaatttcatcctctcccaagcttgtgcaacatgttcatgatcaagttgcttaaaattcataatatcgtttctaagagagataatcttagcgggaggaaaatacttagagataaaagcatctttgcacttattccaagaatcaatactatttttaggcaaagacgaaaaccaagctttagcacgatctctaagcgaaaaaggaaatagcttcagtttaacaatatcattatcaacatctttattcttttgcatatcacacaaatcaacgaagctatttagatgagtagcggcatcttcactaggaaggccggcgaattgatctttcatgacaagattcaacaaagcagcattgatttcacaagattcagtatcggtacgaggagcaatcaaagtgctaaggaaatcattattgtaggtattggtaaagtcacataatttggtattatcttgagccatcgtgacaagcaagcaatccaacacacgagcaaacaagagacggacaaaaagaggcaaacgaaaaagagagggcgaataaaacggcaagggtgaagtgggggagaggaaaacgagaggcaaatggcaaataatgtaatgcgggagataagggtttgtgatgggtacttggtatgttgacttttgcgtagacctcccggcaacggcgccagaaatccttcttgctacctcttgaacactatgttggttttcccttgaagaggaaagggtgatgcatcaaagtagcgtaagtatttccctcagtttttgagaaccaaggtatcaatccagtaggaggctacgcgcgagtccctcgcacctacacaaacaaataaatcctcgcaaccaacgcgataaggggttgtcaatccctacacggtcacttacgagagtgagatctgatagatatgataggataatatttttggtatttttatgataaagatgcaaagtaaaataaaagcaaagtaaaaagcaacggaaataactaagtgttggaagattaatatgatgaagatagacccgggggccataggattcactagtggcttctctcaagagcataagtattttatggtgggtgaacaaattactgttgagcaattgacagaattgagcatagttatgagaatatgtaggtatgatcatgtatataggcatcacgtccgagacaagtagaccgactcctgcctgcatctactactattactccacacatcgaccgctatccagcatgcatctagagtattaagttcataagaatagagtaatgccttaagcaaaatgacatgatgtggagggataaattcatgcaatatgataaaaaaacccatcttgttatcctcgatggcaacaatacaatacgtgccttgctacccctactgtcactgggaaaggacaccgcaagattgaacccaaagctaagcacttctcccattgcaagaaagatcaatctagtaggccaaaccaaactgataattcgaagagacttgcaaagataaccaatcatacataaaagaattcagaagattcaaatattgttcatagataaacttgatcataaacccacaactcatcagtctcaacaaacacaccgcaaaagaagattacatcgaatagatctccacgagagagggggagaacattgtattgagatccaaaaagagagaggaagccatctagctactaactatggacccgaaggtctgaggtaaactactcacacttcatcggagaggctatggtgttgatgtagaagccctccgtgatcgatgccccctccggcggagctccggaacaggccccaagatgggatctcgtgggtacagaaggttgcggcggtggaattaggtttttgactccgtatctgatcgtttggggtacgtaggtatatataggaggaagaagtacatcggtggagcaacagggggcccacgagggtagagggcgcgcttgggggggtaggcgcgccccctacctcgtggcttccctgttggttgcttgacgtagggtccaagtctcctggatcatgttcattccgaaaatcacgttcccgaaggtttcattccgtttggactccgtttgatattctttttctgcgaaactctgaaataggcaaaaaacagcaattctgggctgggcctccggttaataggttagtcccaaaaataatataaaagtgaataataaagcccaataatgtccaaaacagaagataatatagcatggagcaatcaaaaattatagagacgttggagacgtatcaagggacaatgctactatccttttaccacacttgtgcttcagagtagcaccatgttcttcatatagagagtctcttgagttatcactttcatatactagtgggaattttcattatagaacttggcttatatactccaacgatgggcttcctcaaatgccctaggtcttcatgagcaagcaagttggatgcacacccacttagtttcagtttgagctttcatacacttatagctctagtgcacctgttgcatggcaatccctactcctcgcattgacatcaattgatgggcatttccatagcccgttgattagccgcgtcgatgtgaaactttcttcctttttgtcttctccacacaacctccaccatcatattctattccacctatagtgctatatccatgactcacgctcatgtattgcgtgaaagttgaaaaggtttgagaacgtcaaaagtatgaaacaatttcttggcttgtcatcggggttgtgcatgatttgaatattttgtgtggtgaagatggagcatagccagaccatatgattttgtagggataactttctttggccatgttattttgaaaagacatgattgttttattagtatgctcgaagtattattgtcttaatgtcaaatgatagactattgctttgaatcactcgtgtcttaatattcatgccatgattagattatgtgatcaagattatgctaggtagcattccacatcaaaaattatcttttttatcatttacctactcgaggacgagcaggaattaagcttggggatgctgatacgtctccgtcgtatctataattttttattgttccatgccaatattatacaacttttacatacttttggcaacttttatactatttttgggactaacatattgaatCAGTGCCCAGTGtcggttcctgtttgttgcatgtttttgtttcgcagaaaatccatatcaaacggagtccaaacgggataaaaaccgacggagatttttttggaatatatgtgaattttgggaagtggaatcaacgcgagacgatgcccgaggggcccacgagggtgaggggcgtgccctgggccctcgtggccaccccgtaaggcggttggtgcccttctttcaccgcaagaaagccaatatccggataaaaattgtgtccaaatttcagcccaatcagagttacggatctccgggaatttaagaaacggtgaaagggcagaatcagaaaacgcagaaacagagagagacagagagacagatccaatctcggaggggctctcgcccctcccatgccatggaagccaaggaccagaggggaaacccttctcccatctagggagaaggtcaaggaagaagaagaagaaggggggccctctccccctctctcctggtggcgccggaacgccgccggggccatcattgtcaccgcaatctacaccaacacctccgccatcttcaccaacatcttcatcaccttcccccatcaattacaacggtccactctcccgcaacccgatgtaccctctacttgaacacggtgctttatgcttcatattattatccaatgatgtgttgccatcctatgatgtctgagtagatttttgttgtcctatcggtaattggtgaattgctatgattggtttaatttgcttgtggttatgttgctgtcctttggtgcccatcatatgagcgcgcgcgtggatcacaccatagggttagttgtatgttgataggactatgtattggagggcaagagtgacagaagcttcaacccagcatagaaattgatgcatacgggattgaaggggaccaatatatcttaatgctatggttgggttttaccttaatgaacgttagtagttgcggatgcttgctaatagttccaatcataagtgcatagaattccaagtcagggatgacatgctagaagtggtctctcccacataaaacttgttatcggtctagtaaagtagtcaattgcttagggacaatttcgcaactcctaccaccacttttccacacccgctttactaactttattgtgtctttatctaaacagctcctagtttttatttacgtgctctttatattcttgcaaacctatccaacaacacctacaaagtacttctagtttcatacttgttttaggtaaagcgaacgttaagcgtgcgtagagttgtatcggtggtcgatagaacttgaggaaatatttgttctacctttagctcctcgttgggttcgacacttttacttatcgaaagaggctacaattgatcccctatacttgtgggttatcatgcctcACCAAAAGAGATTATTCTTTTGATGGTATATTATTCTTTTGGTGATAGGCAATATACTACTCTCTTTGTAACtgaatataagacattttttggaCATTGTCATAGTGTCAAAAAATTGTCTTATATTAAGTTATGGAGGGAGTAGTTGATAGTTAAACCAGTGACTCTGTCAATGAATTCTTCTATTTATGTGTGGCACCTAGGGCTACAATGGGAGgttgtttctttttctttcatgTTGGGTTTGGCGGCCAGCCAACGCCGATGGAGGCTCCAGTTCTGGCCAAGCTACTGCACGGCCAGGTCCGACAAGCGCATGCGGGCAGTGGCCAGTCGAGCCAGAGGGGATGAGATGTGGTTGGTTGGAACCTTGGTGGGAATGGGTGACCGGTGGAAACGGGGCCGCGACCGCGCTCGCTCGTCTAGGTGAAGGCCAGACAAAGGTGCGACGAGATCCGGGCGGCTAGAGGAGTATGAGCATTGGACATGGGAAAGCTTCAACTTGAGCTTGAGTTCGGACAGTTGAAGGGGAAAGATGTGAATTGGAGCGTATCGATACAACAAATCAATATTATGATCGGCATTTGTGGTTTTTTTCACACAAAGTCTGGAGCGGGAGTGCGTGGGCTGGCGTGGGCTGGCGTGGATGCAATGGAGGGGTCGCACGGATGGTCGGATGCAGCGGCCGCAGGCAAGCCCTGTTCggaggaatagttttttttaaAGCGTTCGGAGGAACGGTTACATGCATTGGCATGTTTTCATTCAATCCTTGCATACATCGGGTTTTATGTGTCTTGAAATCTTGACAAATAATGTACGGAAGTAAAATAgggactttttttttaaataaaagatTTGAGATATACCCTTCAAATCGGAAAAAAGGAGTACTAAATAAACCaaataaaatcctatttttttACACCATCATACAAATATGGACGAGTAAGAATTTTTGTGTTTGTTTTGCGGATGACTAAAATATTTAGTGTGATTCTAAAAAGTCTCTTATTTTGTGGAGGCTATGGGTGCAACTGGACCCTCAAAATTAAATTCTACCCTCCAAAcccgcaaaataaaataaaataaaataaaaattgtaCCCTCCAACAGGAAAAGAATCTACTACCCGTGGAAGATGAAGCGCAAGTGACATACCAAAGGGAAGAAGCTGCATACAGGGGCGACCTGGTTCCTGCTGACCTTCGTTTCGTTCCCCCGGGTGCCGCTTGGGATTCTTCTCATGTTTATCCGCCTTCCGAGGCACTAAACACCTTCCCGCCCTCCTCCTATTTATGTGCTCCACTCCGTCCACTCTTCCACTACTTGCACCGTCTCAGGGCTCAACTCCTCTCTCTGTTCCGGTGGAGGTAAATATTTCCGCAGAGCGATTCTCTTATTTCCGTTTGTCCTTGGATAGATATTCCTTTTCTCGTTACCAATGTTAATGCCTATTTTTTTCTCGGTTAGATTCTCGATTGGTTTGCTGAGCGGTAATCTAGCAACGGATCACAATTCATTTCTTCATTTGTTGCGATGCTAAACCAATCTAACTTAATTCTGGTTGCCGATACGGTGCCGTTTTTCTCTGCAGTTCCTCGGCACTTGGACATTCGTCGCGCAGCTAGATCTCACGATGGACGGTGACGGCCGACACGACGACGGCGACTGGGTGCTGCCCTGCGCTGCCCTCGCCGACGTTACTCTGGCCCTCGTCGGAAATATCGGTTCCGGGAAGAGCGCCACCGCGAACAGCATCCTTGGAAAGGAAACATTTCCCTCTGAGTTGTCCTACAGCGGGGTTACTTTGACTTGCCAGAAGAGAAGCAGGACGCTTCACGATGGCTGTGCGACCCGCACCCTCAATGTCATCGACACTCCGGGTAACTTAGAAATCTGAACTTAAGACGGTCGTAATTCAGTTCAAGCAAGTCAGTCGATCTATGGGTTATAAGTTTGCTACTAGCTCTTTTTGATATTTCAGTGACGTCTGGTGGCAATTGCTGCAGAACTTTCTATGTTCCGAGTATGCTAGTATACcgatttttttttgcggggtatgcTAGTATACCGATTTAGAAACCCGTGGGAAAGTTTCGGGTGGTTGTCGCTGTTTATATGCCTTGATTTGTGCTAAATCTGTAATTCATTTGGTCTAGTTATGGAGCATTTCAGTTTTCAAGTTGGACGTAATTCCGTCAGTTTGGTACAGTTATGTgagcaaaaaaaaattgaaacaaaagaATTGGTAACCATAACTCAGAAGTTCACTTCAACTGAATCGATGTCCAATCCAATGGCTGGAGATATTCTCCTCTTTAACACATAAAGATCTATAAATAGTCATGTATTTTCTACTGAACTGTTTCTTTACATTGTTCTACCAATTTATTTCATATATATCGTGGTGGAAAATATTTTTCTTTTGCTGTGTCTCGTTTGCAAGGTATCATCCTGCT
This region of Triticum aestivum cultivar Chinese Spring chromosome 2D, IWGSC CS RefSeq v2.1, whole genome shotgun sequence genomic DNA includes:
- the LOC123049409 gene encoding immune-associated nucleotide-binding protein 9-like, yielding MCSTPSTLPLLAPSQGSTPLSVPVEFLGTWTFVAQLDLTMDGDGRHDDGDWVLPCAALADVTLALVGNIGSGKSATANSILGKETFPSELSYSGVTLTCQKRSRTLHDGCATRTLNVIDTPGNLEI